The stretch of DNA TTACCTTGTTCTGGGATTTTCCAGATCTCATGAGGAGTTATTGATGTAGCCCTGAAGCAGCTAGTGTCATAGCATTTACGGAGGAGAAAAGTACTGAAAAGCAATGAAACATCTCAAGTACATGTAGCATCATGCTCTGAAAAGGCAATTCCACAATATTGTGAGGGACAGCAAAAGGCACAGGCCATGGAAAAGGCCATCCAGAATGGGAAGGTCTTTAACTGGACGCACAAAACGTTTGACTAGCATTACCAAGCCTTTGGCAATGAACCTTGCAGGCTCTGTCTACTTGCTATGTCCTTGTTGCATACAGGCAAGCTCTCTCCCTGATTTACTTTGCAAAAAATGGTTATCAGTGTTTTCAGCATAAAaattcacatgcattttaaacCTCCAGTTGGATGTATGGTCATTACAGTGGGGGAGTGAATACTTCGATGCCCTGAGACAGTGCTGGAAATGGGGTCTGTGTTGGTGACCCCACTGTGacccctctctgctgtgctcttCCTCAGTGGAAGAGGAGGACCCCCTCTTCTGGAACGTGAAAGGGAAGGACTCACTGAGAAGGGCCCTGGATCTGAGGCCCGACCCACACCGGGCCAAAAACCTCATCCTCTTTCTTGGGGacggtgagggagggagggaggtgtgggggggggggggggggtactggtGGACAGTGTGACCTGATTTTGTGTGCGCACTGGAGGAAGATGCCCACACTGGAATTAGATCACTGCAGAGAATTTTGTCACAATTCCAAATTTTGTTCATTCTGTTTCACCATAATGTGCAAACTGGAGACCTTTTTATAATGCACTACTGTGAACTATTCAGTATCAGTGGAACATGGGTACAGATGGTGAAATAGTGCACAAACTAAAAATGATCTTTTATCCCGCTGACATGCATTTTGTGGGGAGCAGCAAGATAAAACTATGTCTTTGTTCAAATGAGTGATGATTCACAGTCAACTCATTGTGAACTGATCTGCAGAAAAATGGGTGTTTTACATGGTCATTCATGAGGTGTAGCAAATCTACTCTCATCAGTTTGCTCACATATGATCCACTTTTCATTATTCCGTGCACTTCTTAAGATTATGTTGGAGATAATTGTGTGATATTACTGTTGTGgtgaaaaaatcaaaaataaccaaataaagaaaaagcaatGCAGCAAATGTGCTGTGCAGCAGAAGCTCAGCATAACAGAGAATTGATTGCCAGTAATTATCAGTTATTTTATGCAAACTTACTCATCTGTTATTTTCATAATGCTGTAGATGTATTGATCACATGACCATTGTTACACACACCTTTCCTTTGACTGTGATTTTGTGCATGTGAAAATTACGTGAGGGACTGAATGACCCTTTATGTGTTCCAAATAATGTCAAACACTCAGGGACTAGATGAcctcattgtgatgtcactcagctgcagctgtgagtTCTACTCCTGACTAAGCGGCTTTAACTCGAGTCAGCTGCTCTCCTAGCTGTCCACTGGGTGTGTAAGGTAATGTGCATCTGGCTTATGTCCAGGGATGGGCATCGCCACGGTGACAGCAGCCCGGATCCTCAAAGGGCAGATGGCAGGGCGGACAGGAGAGGAGACATCCTTGACCATGGACACCTTTCCCTACCTGGCCCTGTCAAAGGTATGACCCGGGACCAGCACCTGGATCAGCAGACCAGAGTCCACCCTTTTCTGTAGCCTCTGCCCTCTGCGACTAAATGTGAACGTGCGATCTCCTTCCAGACGTACAACGTTGATCAGCAGATGCCGGACAGTGCGGCCACGGCCACCGCCTACCTGTGTGGAGTGAAGGCCAACTACGGCACTCTAGGGCTCAGCGCGGCTGCCCGCCGTTACCAGTGCAACACTACCAAGGGCAACGaggtgctgtctgtgctgcacagAGCCAGAATGGCAGGTACAGGGTACAAGCACATAGTTCTGCCTCACTGCAGCTCCATGCTGTCATCCCAGTCCTCATGCACTGTTGCCACAGCGTTGCTGGAACGTTGCAGGAATGTTGTCCATCTGTTGAGACAACTGCTGTGGAATTACAGTCCTTGCTCAGCCGGATAATCTACCGTACAACCTTTGCCAGAATGTAAATCAGTGGTGTAAATCTCTCTCAACAAGGAATCTAGGTCTGTCATATTGTATGAGTGGTGGCCGCATGTgcgctgtgtcactgtgtgtgcagtgacaccgtatgtgctgtgtgtgtgttccagggaAGTCGGTGGGCATCGTGACCACGGCGCGTGTGCAGCATGCCTCCCCAGCGGCCGCGTACTCCCACACAGCCAGCAGAGGCTGGTACAGTGACGCCAACCTGTCCGATGacgcagtgcattatgggtgcCGAGACATCGCCTACCAGCTCGTCCACAACACAGACATCCATGTGAGATCGGAGTTCTACAATGACATCCACACAGCATGAGTTTGAAATCTAGCTTCTCTAAACAAATCACTTTGATTTAAGTCCCTGGAGACACTGTTATCCATTGAGTTAGTCGCTTTGGCCATTGAGAGTCACCTGTAGTGCCTGTAATTGAAAGTAAGCCATTGGCTGCAGATGATTGACAcagagtgttgtgtgtttttcgGGTatatctgtgatgtcataatggcaGGTGATTctagggggagggagagagtacATGCTGCCCAATGACACTCGGGATCCAGAGTACCCCGCCTCTATGGGAGCACGGCTGGACAAGACCAACCTCATTCAGGAATGGCTGAAAGGCAAGAAGGTGAACATGAGCTGTGAAACCAGCTAATCATTACTAAACCTCATACATATTCTATAAACAGAATAGTGTGACATTggtgtacatttgtttttaacattagaTCCATTGATTTGGTCATTGGTTGACTCTTATAAACGTggaaatatgcatgtgtgtacatgcacttCACTGATTTGTCTGTGAATGCAACACTTTTAATCTCCTTTCAGAGAGCCAAGTTTGTGTGGAACAAGGCAGAGTTCAATCGTGTGAATGAGCACAACACAGACTATTTAATGGGTAAGACTTCAGtccaaaagaacaaaacagacagcagacaaaGACTTCTCCTCTAAAGCCATATTCCCCACACAGAACTGTTTGACATTTAAAAGATCAACAGATGGCAGATACAATGCTGGCAATATCACACATTGCTAAAAATACAACAGGCTTCCTCAATGCGCCTCGATTCTGAAGGAGAGAATTAGCTCTGATAGAATTGTAGGTCAAAAAACCTACCGCTGAGCCAATCACCAGTGTAGGTCCATTTACTtccagtagagggcagtgttCCTCAATGTTTCTTATTACTGCACTAATCACAGTGTCAACATGAGGACACCTCAGATAGTCCTGGCTCAGTTAGGTCACATATTCCTAACAGTAATACTtgagtgttttttgtgtgcaaGATGCAGTTTAAGGTCTTCCTGTCTCTATGTGCAGTGCTAAAGCATGCTGTGGCAAATatcagtgctgtctgtgattgTGATGTTTAGGGCTGCAGGATGTGTCTGTGATGTCTTTGTATGTGCTGTACCCAGTGCTGCAGAGCATGtgagtgctgtctctgtgtgttgtgtgcaggaCTGTTTGAGCCGAAGGACTTGAGATATGAGCTGGATCGTAATATAGCCACTGACCCTTCGCTGACAGAGATGGTGGAGAAGGCCGTGAAGATCCTAAGCAAGAATCCCAATGGATATTACCTCTTTGTGGAAGATGAGTGCCcattatatcatttatatatcaTCTATTCATCATTTTATGTGTGATTTCACAAATACCCTACATCAGGTACAGCAATGTAGACAAACCACTGAATATCTGTGACTGTGAACACTCCAGAATGTACTGTTAAGGAATAAAAATCTATGTACCGTTGtatagggaaaaaaatcagttggaGCATAAATTCTTTTTCATACCTTCATCTTCATAAACATTTCAC from Megalops cyprinoides isolate fMegCyp1 chromosome 20, fMegCyp1.pri, whole genome shotgun sequence encodes:
- the LOC118795396 gene encoding intestinal-type alkaline phosphatase-like, which codes for MVSQHFLLMIGLILCVRVDWSSAVIPVEEEDPLFWNVKGKDSLRRALDLRPDPHRAKNLILFLGDGMGIATVTAARILKGQMAGRTGEETSLTMDTFPYLALSKTYNVDQQMPDSAATATAYLCGVKANYGTLGLSAAARRYQCNTTKGNEVLSVLHRARMAGKSVGIVTTARVQHASPAAAYSHTASRGWYSDANLSDDAVHYGCRDIAYQLVHNTDIHVILGGGREYMLPNDTRDPEYPASMGARLDKTNLIQEWLKGKKRAKFVWNKAEFNRVNEHNTDYLMGLFEPKDLRYELDRNIATDPSLTEMVEKAVKILSKNPNGYYLFVEDDGRIDHGHHGGKAKLALTEAVEFDRAIARAAELTSELDTLSVVTADHSHVFSFGGYSPRGNPVLGLSREMGKDGKPFTNALYGNGPGYRLMNGSRPEINATIASNKEYMQQSAVPLSAETHGSEDVAIFAKGPMAHLFHGVQEQSYIAHAMAYAACIEPYTDCRLELPPEPSHAVIPQSGLLALILSLLAFIHAFMAA